A stretch of the Hydra vulgaris chromosome 09, alternate assembly HydraT2T_AEP genome encodes the following:
- the LOC101238637 gene encoding uncharacterized protein LOC101238637 isoform X2, translating to MQFSDDNAVQWPAFSPACQHVPTSPPLSRCCFSPPPYVPDIDMKKTIWQKKVQVNYEASPSINNSVVPQREIADQLLSTPSLSNLYKEIVFSKTPSSEQVVPNCSPFVVVDEAKSKIEVKEIPDDEKPPISYALRRKNRTLDSPESPDVKELQLFDEEQIFA from the exons ATGCAATTTTCAGATGATAATGCAGTACAATGGCCAGCATTTTCTCCAGCATGTCAACATGTACCCACATCACCTCCATTATCTAGGTGTTGTTTTTCTCCACCACCATATGTTCCTGATATTGATATGAAAAAGACAATATGGC agaaaaaagtTCAAGTCAATTATGAGGCCTCACCATCAATCAATAACTCAGTTGTTCCTCAAAGAGAAATAGCTGATCAACTTTTATCAACGCCAAGTTTATCTAATTTGTATAAAGAAatagtattttcaaaaacaccTTCATCAG aACAAGTTGTTCCTAATTGCTCcccatttgttgttgttgatgagGCAAAAAGTAAGATTGAAGTTAAAGAAATACCTGATGACGAAAAGCCACCAATAAGCTACGCCTTACGACGTAAGAACAGAACCTTAGATTCTCCTGAATCCCCGGATGTTAAAGAGCTTCAGCTTTTTGATGAGGAGCAGATATTTGCATAG